In the Chryseobacterium sp. MYb264 genome, one interval contains:
- a CDS encoding response regulator transcription factor, with protein sequence MNQKKILLIDDELDILEILSYNLEKEGYDIYTATNGNEGIDKAKEIVPDLILLDVMMPEKDGIETCQELRKIKELQKTLIVFLSARSEEFSQLAGFQAGANDYIVKLIKPKILISKVNALLQLTSQVSDNAKLIEIGDLVIDKDNFRVSKAGQQFLLPKKEFDLLYLLASNTEKVFKREEILEKVWGNDVIVGERTIDVHIRRLREKLGINTIQTLKGIGYKLIV encoded by the coding sequence ATGAACCAAAAGAAAATCCTCTTAATAGACGATGAACTGGATATTTTAGAGATTCTGTCTTACAACTTAGAAAAAGAAGGCTACGATATTTATACGGCCACCAACGGTAACGAAGGTATCGATAAAGCCAAAGAAATTGTCCCGGATCTTATTTTATTGGACGTCATGATGCCTGAAAAAGATGGTATCGAAACATGCCAGGAACTTCGCAAGATCAAAGAACTTCAGAAAACTCTGATTGTTTTCCTTTCTGCAAGAAGTGAAGAATTCTCACAATTGGCAGGTTTCCAGGCAGGAGCCAATGACTATATTGTAAAGCTGATCAAACCGAAAATCCTTATTTCTAAAGTTAATGCTTTATTACAATTAACTTCTCAGGTTTCTGATAATGCTAAATTAATAGAAATCGGTGATTTAGTGATCGATAAGGATAACTTCAGAGTATCGAAAGCGGGACAGCAGTTTTTACTTCCTAAAAAAGAATTCGATCTGCTGTATCTTTTAGCTTCCAACACCGAAAAAGTTTTTAAAAGAGAAGAAATTCTTGAAAAAGTCTGGGGGAACGATGTTATTGTGGGCGAAAGAACCATAGACGTTCATATCAGAAGATTAAGAGAAAAGCTTGGTATCAATACCATTCAGACATTAAAGGGAATTGGGTATAAACTTATTGTTTAA
- a CDS encoding thermonuclease family protein gives MFSQTSGKVIKISDGDTITVLLKGNQQKKLRLAEVDCPEKGQPFGKNAKEFTSKQVFGKTISFIETSTDRYGRSIAKVYYDNNKYLSKELIKAGMGWWYFSYSKDASLGKLQAKAQHNKKGLWQDIHAVAPWEYRKMKREESRNKKYNALSTQISITGLSADSLTAYLN, from the coding sequence GTGTTTTCTCAAACCAGTGGAAAAGTAATAAAAATTTCAGATGGCGATACGATTACTGTATTATTAAAAGGGAATCAACAAAAAAAACTAAGACTTGCTGAGGTAGATTGTCCTGAAAAAGGGCAGCCATTTGGGAAAAATGCTAAAGAGTTTACTTCAAAACAGGTTTTTGGAAAAACAATTAGTTTTATTGAAACCAGTACAGATCGTTATGGACGTTCTATCGCTAAAGTTTATTATGATAACAATAAATACCTTTCCAAAGAGCTGATCAAAGCGGGGATGGGATGGTGGTATTTTTCCTATTCGAAAGATGCTTCGTTAGGAAAATTACAGGCGAAAGCCCAGCATAACAAAAAAGGACTATGGCAGGATATTCATGCGGTGGCTCCCTGGGAATATAGAAAAATGAAGCGGGAGGAATCCAGAAACAAAAAGTATAATGCTCTCTCCACTCAAATAAGCATAACAGGGTTGTCTGCAGATTCTCTGACTGCTTATCTTAATTGA
- a CDS encoding amidohydrolase codes for MKLPSQAIAKSPILLKNVRLETGFEYDDQDVIYTDTALFCVEIQAGKIKSVSSNNPDAKAVDARGLLMLPAFKDMHIHLDKTLYGLPWQALSPKRKTVKDMIAYEQKIIPELLKTSVKRAEELIDLIQSYGTNYVRTHFNIDPTSGLKSLENLEKALENKKDSFKAELVAFPQHGVYYTDSAPLMKEAAQLKSVGFIGGLDPLSIDGSIEKVMDFTVQLALDHHKGIDIHLHEAGESGIKTIQYLIDKANENPQLQGKTFVSHAFALAHISKKEAEGISEKLAAAKVGIASSVPFRGKVMPIPTMKKYGVNVLIGNDNVQDYWSTFGSGNMLQKANLIAELYGYITEFDLSRALQFATQDILPLSNKGEQEWPKPGDWANAVLVNASCSAEAVSRISHVEALMNEGNLFWKN; via the coding sequence ATGAAATTACCATCTCAAGCTATTGCAAAAAGCCCAATTTTGCTTAAAAATGTTCGTTTGGAAACGGGTTTTGAATATGATGATCAGGATGTTATTTATACGGATACAGCTCTTTTCTGTGTTGAAATACAAGCCGGAAAGATAAAATCTGTAAGCTCCAACAATCCTGATGCAAAGGCAGTGGATGCCAGGGGGCTTTTAATGCTTCCCGCATTTAAAGATATGCATATTCATTTGGATAAAACATTGTACGGTCTTCCCTGGCAGGCACTTTCCCCGAAAAGAAAAACGGTTAAGGATATGATTGCTTATGAACAGAAAATTATTCCGGAATTGCTGAAAACTTCGGTGAAAAGGGCAGAAGAGTTAATTGATCTTATTCAAAGTTACGGAACAAATTATGTAAGAACGCATTTTAATATTGATCCGACTTCAGGGCTGAAATCTCTTGAAAATTTAGAAAAAGCTTTAGAAAATAAAAAAGATTCTTTTAAAGCTGAATTAGTGGCTTTTCCGCAACACGGAGTTTATTATACAGATTCTGCACCTTTAATGAAAGAAGCAGCACAGTTAAAAAGTGTTGGTTTTATCGGAGGTTTAGATCCTTTGAGTATTGACGGAAGCATTGAAAAGGTAATGGATTTTACCGTTCAGCTGGCGTTGGATCATCATAAAGGAATTGATATTCATTTGCATGAAGCAGGAGAATCGGGAATTAAAACGATTCAGTATCTGATTGATAAAGCGAATGAAAATCCTCAGCTTCAAGGGAAAACTTTTGTAAGCCATGCGTTTGCCTTGGCTCATATAAGCAAGAAAGAAGCGGAGGGAATTTCAGAAAAATTGGCTGCGGCAAAAGTGGGAATTGCTTCATCTGTTCCGTTCCGAGGAAAAGTAATGCCGATTCCTACCATGAAAAAGTATGGTGTAAATGTGTTGATTGGAAATGATAATGTTCAGGATTACTGGAGCACATTTGGCTCCGGAAATATGTTACAGAAGGCGAATTTAATAGCTGAATTATACGGATATATCACAGAATTTGATCTGTCGAGAGCATTGCAGTTTGCTACTCAGGATATTCTCCCGCTAAGTAATAAAGGAGAACAGGAATGGCCAAAGCCGGGTGATTGGGCAAATGCTGTTTTGGTAAATGCAAGTTGTTCCGCCGAAGCGGTTTCCAGAATATCCCATGTTGAAGCATTGATGAATGAAGGAAATCTTTTCTGGAAAAATTAA
- a CDS encoding TonB-dependent receptor plug domain-containing protein encodes MKINRLSIAVLFLSGSVFYAQDTKQDTIKKEKRIEGVVIQGSTSKKTETAVLGEQKKAIIQKQAVSAEEISRKGISNVEQGLTKVTGITTVEGRGLFVRGLEERYNYLLINGLGSPSNNPFQKIIALKQFPTDVVGKLNIYKTFNSNLYGDFAGATFDIETLTIDKPFTKVEFSVGVNTLSTFRDNFKRSESASGFDGYLGLNSGDRRLPSEIRNSRPSTYNFTREESLNSFKDSWKVNSIKSMPNTSIGFTTAQKLKAGESGIFSVLFSLNQGSKFSYKEGANNQFRSQGETDIIFNNFLTRKQYIYETESSTLLGLGYKNRGTNINFNAFYLQSASNIIEDNYGYKDQRVQNINDGFFRTNQLDISRFLDLQLTASQKINERNNVKAGISYVINNYSQPDRKIFDGNQINLNTGERLPDGQLSLRYGSNNLIRQYLDVDSRFYGSAFAEYQLSLGEKGDKKEYPLQISLGYNGFTDFRKNSYRYVFGYPNSIANTDVVIDIDNPDPVFNKSISNGYLHYREGSDVSQFYSSIYQIINGGYVNINYKPDETWDVLLGARYEKDMTLIRYYATPSAPEKTNLDKTRDLFLPSLSVKKSLNSKNNLRFSFSKTVTRPILIETMPIEYISPDNVSIIGNQFIKSSDNYNLDLKWEYFPTNKEMFAVNVFAKRINNPIERSLAPSANATGTTITFYNAERAEILGVELEGILNLERITESLRNFTFGANATFMHSNVERSEQQYKTEQPYWITNRDDLHKRGLQGAAPYTINGDLKYEYKNKNNLSQTISLVYNVSGSKIYATGGNGTDNYYEKPFHQLDLVYQNQLTKNWNFKFAVQNILDNKYRVQVGDKSYSPLNTNGINTLTDYYRGVNFNLTVGYTF; translated from the coding sequence ATGAAAATAAATAGACTGAGCATTGCAGTTTTATTTTTATCAGGATCTGTGTTTTATGCTCAAGACACTAAACAGGATACGATAAAAAAAGAAAAAAGAATTGAAGGCGTAGTTATTCAAGGAAGTACAAGCAAGAAAACAGAGACTGCTGTACTAGGAGAACAAAAGAAAGCCATTATTCAGAAACAGGCTGTAAGTGCAGAGGAAATTTCCAGAAAAGGAATCTCAAACGTTGAGCAAGGTCTTACTAAAGTAACGGGAATCACTACCGTAGAGGGAAGAGGGCTTTTCGTGAGAGGTTTGGAAGAAAGATATAATTATTTATTAATCAACGGCCTTGGTTCTCCATCTAATAACCCTTTCCAAAAAATTATTGCTTTAAAGCAATTCCCAACAGATGTTGTAGGTAAATTAAATATTTACAAAACATTTAACTCTAATCTTTACGGAGATTTTGCAGGTGCTACTTTCGATATTGAAACGCTGACGATAGATAAACCTTTTACTAAGGTAGAATTCAGTGTTGGAGTAAATACTTTAAGCACATTCAGAGATAATTTTAAAAGATCTGAAAGTGCAAGTGGTTTTGACGGATATTTAGGATTAAATTCTGGAGACAGAAGATTGCCTAGTGAAATCAGAAACTCAAGACCAAGTACTTATAATTTTACAAGAGAGGAGTCTTTAAACTCATTTAAAGATTCTTGGAAAGTCAACAGTATTAAATCTATGCCTAATACAAGTATTGGTTTTACTACTGCTCAAAAATTAAAAGCAGGTGAATCTGGTATTTTCAGTGTATTATTCTCATTAAATCAAGGATCAAAATTTTCTTATAAAGAAGGAGCTAATAACCAATTCAGATCTCAGGGAGAAACTGATATTATCTTCAATAACTTCTTAACAAGAAAACAATATATCTACGAAACTGAATCTTCTACATTGCTAGGTTTAGGATATAAAAACAGAGGTACCAATATTAATTTTAATGCCTTTTATCTTCAGAGTGCATCAAACATCATTGAAGATAATTACGGATATAAAGATCAAAGAGTTCAGAATATAAATGATGGTTTCTTTAGAACAAACCAATTAGATATTTCAAGATTTTTAGATCTACAACTTACTGCTTCTCAAAAAATTAATGAGAGAAACAATGTAAAAGCAGGAATTAGCTATGTAATTAATAACTATAGCCAGCCAGACAGAAAAATATTTGATGGTAACCAAATCAACCTTAATACAGGAGAACGTCTTCCTGACGGGCAATTGTCTTTAAGATACGGATCTAACAACCTGATTCGTCAATATTTAGATGTTGATTCAAGATTCTACGGATCTGCATTTGCAGAATACCAGCTTTCTTTAGGCGAAAAAGGAGATAAAAAAGAATATCCTTTACAAATTTCACTTGGATATAACGGATTTACAGATTTTAGAAAAAACTCCTACAGATACGTTTTCGGATATCCTAACAGTATTGCAAATACTGATGTAGTAATTGATATCGACAATCCTGATCCGGTATTTAATAAATCTATTTCGAATGGTTACCTACACTATAGAGAAGGTTCGGATGTCTCTCAGTTCTATTCAAGCATTTATCAAATCATTAACGGTGGATATGTAAATATTAATTATAAACCGGATGAAACTTGGGATGTTTTATTGGGAGCGCGTTACGAAAAAGATATGACGTTAATTCGCTATTACGCTACTCCAAGTGCGCCGGAAAAAACAAACCTTGATAAAACTAGAGACCTGTTTCTTCCTTCATTATCGGTTAAAAAATCACTTAATTCAAAGAATAACTTAAGATTCTCTTTTAGCAAAACTGTAACAAGACCGATCTTGATTGAAACGATGCCAATTGAGTACATCAGCCCGGATAACGTATCCATCATTGGTAACCAATTCATCAAATCAAGTGATAACTACAACTTAGATTTGAAATGGGAATACTTCCCTACAAACAAAGAAATGTTTGCAGTAAACGTATTTGCAAAAAGAATTAATAATCCTATCGAGCGTTCTTTGGCACCTTCTGCCAATGCTACCGGAACAACTATTACTTTCTATAATGCGGAAAGAGCAGAAATCTTAGGAGTAGAGCTTGAAGGTATTTTAAATCTTGAAAGAATAACAGAATCTCTTAGAAATTTCACTTTTGGAGCTAATGCAACTTTCATGCACTCAAATGTAGAGAGAAGCGAGCAACAATATAAAACAGAACAGCCTTACTGGATTACCAATAGAGATGATCTGCATAAGAGAGGGCTTCAGGGTGCGGCTCCTTACACAATCAACGGAGATTTGAAGTATGAGTATAAGAATAAAAACAATCTTTCTCAAACAATCTCTCTAGTATATAACGTTTCAGGAAGTAAAATCTATGCAACCGGAGGAAATGGTACAGATAATTATTATGAAAAGCCTTTCCACCAGCTAGACCTTGTTTACCAAAATCAGTTAACAAAAAACTGGAATTTCAAGTTTGCCGTTCAGAATATTTTGGATAATAAATACAGAGTACAAGTTGGAGACAAAAGCTACTCACCATTAAACACAAATGGAATTAACACCCTTACAGATTATTACAGAGGAGTAAACTTTAACCTTACGGTAGGTTATACTTTCTAA
- a CDS encoding IS1096 element passenger TnpR family protein, translated as MVYKIRVILDAKEDIFRDIEVKGKQTLWNLHLGVKSAFSLQGDELSTFNLLEEDGTIVKSVPLEDMSDDGDGEIMSDVYIDEAFEKAGDKAQFQYGLLDLWEFFCELVEVIDETKGVNYPITVYRFGNVPLKAPSKSGNAGGSKKKSTPLMDDDFGFDDFAGGNNFADEDDDNFDDDDDDDYNDDAFDDDDDNDDER; from the coding sequence ATGGTTTACAAAATCCGCGTAATATTAGATGCGAAAGAAGATATTTTCCGTGATATCGAAGTTAAAGGAAAACAGACGCTGTGGAACTTACATTTAGGTGTTAAAAGTGCATTCAGCTTGCAGGGAGACGAGCTTTCTACTTTTAACTTACTGGAAGAGGATGGAACAATAGTTAAAAGTGTTCCGTTAGAAGATATGAGTGATGACGGTGATGGAGAGATTATGTCTGATGTTTATATTGATGAGGCTTTTGAGAAAGCAGGAGATAAAGCTCAGTTCCAGTACGGACTGCTTGACCTTTGGGAATTTTTCTGTGAACTGGTGGAGGTTATTGATGAAACAAAAGGCGTTAATTATCCTATTACCGTATACAGATTCGGAAATGTGCCTTTAAAAGCGCCAAGCAAAAGCGGTAATGCGGGAGGATCTAAAAAGAAATCGACTCCTTTAATGGATGATGATTTTGGATTTGATGACTTTGCAGGAGGTAACAATTTTGCAGATGAAGATGATGACAACTTCGATGACGACGATGACGATGACTACAACGATGATGCTTTCGATGATGACGATGACAACGATGATGAAAGATAA
- a CDS encoding SH3 domain-containing protein — MKTLFTVLFLFIVQIFSAQEEEIEYANGIFNFQENKTQKIFTDGTRIRQSPNVNAQILDSLQTNQLVLILKQDETILKLGERRANWYKISYQKDDKTSEGYVWGGNLCVGYRNKNGYDFLFGLTKTINKKDKQYPEINIQQNIASVKVVEGNTLLDEVSFETGSAESLSYGTFTIESNHKLQNVELTLKAMVSGEACGIASYDQYVLFKDKKLITLPQLMNVGDADIYYHSEEFVFPNDKGGIPNAFIFKMEEMEKDDHDREKKKKASKIYLWDGNSYKLK, encoded by the coding sequence ATGAAAACTTTATTTACGGTTTTATTTTTATTCATTGTCCAGATTTTTTCTGCTCAGGAAGAAGAAATAGAATATGCAAACGGGATTTTTAACTTTCAAGAAAATAAAACGCAAAAAATATTCACAGACGGGACGAGAATTCGACAATCTCCTAACGTAAATGCTCAGATTTTAGATTCGCTGCAAACCAATCAGCTGGTTTTAATTCTTAAACAAGATGAAACGATTCTGAAATTAGGGGAAAGAAGAGCCAATTGGTATAAAATCTCTTATCAGAAAGATGATAAAACCTCTGAAGGATATGTGTGGGGAGGAAATCTTTGTGTAGGATACCGAAATAAAAATGGTTATGATTTTCTTTTTGGGTTAACGAAAACGATCAATAAAAAAGATAAACAATATCCTGAAATCAATATTCAGCAAAATATTGCTTCTGTAAAAGTAGTGGAAGGAAATACCTTACTCGATGAAGTTTCTTTTGAGACCGGTTCTGCAGAAAGCTTGAGTTATGGAACGTTTACTATAGAAAGCAATCATAAACTGCAAAACGTAGAACTCACTTTAAAAGCGATGGTATCCGGTGAAGCATGTGGAATCGCAAGCTATGATCAATATGTTTTATTCAAGGATAAAAAACTGATTACTCTGCCGCAACTGATGAACGTTGGAGATGCCGATATTTACTATCACTCCGAAGAATTTGTTTTTCCGAATGATAAAGGCGGAATTCCGAATGCATTTATCTTTAAAATGGAGGAAATGGAAAAAGATGATCATGATCGGGAAAAAAAGAAAAAAGCGTCGAAAATCTATCTTTGGGACGGAAATTCTTACAAGCTGAAATAA
- the prmA gene encoding 50S ribosomal protein L11 methyltransferase produces MQNYLEFNFKISPLQPWNEILMAELIEIGFDSFTEEIDGILGYIQTELFNEEALNALPLFQNEEVKIEYTFEEMPNINWNEEWEKNFEPINIDDKVLIRAEFHESVPGMHEIIIQPKMSFGTGHHPTTHLMIQQMMDIDCKDKKVLDMGCGTSVLAIYAKQIGAGDTKAIDIDEWSVENSKENAARNNVELDIEQGTADHLGKENYDIILANINRNILISDIPTYVSVLNNGGKLLLSGLCFFDVDDILEVCNENNLTLTKKLQREEWVSLLLEK; encoded by the coding sequence ATGCAAAATTATTTAGAATTCAATTTTAAGATTTCTCCCCTTCAGCCATGGAACGAAATATTAATGGCAGAACTTATTGAAATAGGTTTCGACAGTTTTACAGAAGAAATTGATGGGATTTTAGGATATATTCAGACCGAATTATTTAATGAAGAAGCGCTGAATGCATTACCTCTTTTTCAGAATGAAGAAGTGAAGATCGAATATACTTTCGAAGAAATGCCCAATATCAACTGGAACGAAGAATGGGAAAAGAATTTCGAACCTATTAATATTGATGATAAAGTTCTGATCCGTGCAGAATTCCATGAATCTGTTCCCGGAATGCATGAAATTATCATTCAGCCAAAAATGTCTTTTGGAACCGGACATCACCCGACAACACATTTGATGATTCAGCAGATGATGGATATCGATTGTAAAGATAAAAAAGTACTGGATATGGGTTGCGGAACTTCGGTATTGGCAATTTATGCAAAACAGATCGGAGCCGGAGATACAAAAGCCATTGATATCGACGAGTGGTCGGTCGAAAACTCAAAAGAAAACGCAGCCAGAAATAATGTGGAATTAGACATTGAACAGGGAACTGCAGACCATTTAGGCAAAGAAAATTACGATATTATTTTAGCCAATATCAACAGAAATATTCTTATTTCTGATATTCCGACCTATGTTTCCGTACTGAATAACGGTGGAAAATTATTGCTTTCAGGATTGTGTTTCTTCGATGTTGATGATATTTTGGAGGTTTGTAATGAAAATAACTTAACGCTTACCAAAAAACTTCAACGTGAAGAATGGGTAAGTTTATTGCTTGAAAAATAA
- a CDS encoding sensor histidine kinase → MKFYRLTLVASCLLTLVMFLLVIIFDSLKDIYYSTPFFKIGLFICLLVIFVINYVVLELLFNYYGKKQVRGLSQLLPQEIVNDNHENITIKELGERFSDLNQQKVTEIDMMKEMESYRKEYIGNVSHELKTPLFSIQGYVETLRDGGVDNLTIRDKYLERIDKSVERLIAIVTDLDMINRLEAGEINLTVSRFDVNLLIKEIFDLLDLEAEKHNATLQIQTLQPQIFVDADKQKVSQVFINLISNAIHYANRQEAKVVVKTSVLKNKVLIEVIDNGMGIKSESLPRIFERFYRVETSRSRREGGSGLGLAIVKHILEAHNENINVESVYLEGTKFSFMLEKSK, encoded by the coding sequence TTGAAATTTTACAGACTCACCCTCGTCGCCTCTTGTCTTCTGACATTGGTGATGTTTCTTTTAGTTATCATTTTTGATTCACTAAAAGATATCTATTACAGTACCCCGTTCTTCAAAATAGGCTTGTTTATATGCCTTCTTGTGATTTTCGTCATCAATTACGTTGTTCTGGAATTATTGTTTAATTATTACGGTAAAAAACAGGTTCGCGGTCTTTCGCAGCTTTTACCACAGGAAATCGTAAACGATAATCACGAAAATATTACTATTAAAGAATTGGGAGAACGATTTTCCGATCTTAATCAGCAAAAAGTCACAGAAATTGACATGATGAAGGAAATGGAAAGCTACCGTAAAGAGTATATCGGAAACGTTTCTCACGAGCTTAAAACTCCTCTTTTTTCTATTCAGGGATATGTTGAAACACTGCGTGATGGCGGAGTCGATAACCTCACCATTCGAGACAAATATCTGGAAAGAATTGATAAATCTGTGGAAAGACTGATTGCCATTGTTACCGATTTAGATATGATCAACAGACTGGAAGCAGGTGAAATTAATCTTACGGTCTCCAGATTTGACGTTAATCTTTTAATTAAAGAAATTTTTGATCTTCTTGATCTGGAAGCGGAGAAGCATAATGCAACGCTGCAGATTCAGACCCTGCAGCCGCAAATTTTTGTTGATGCTGATAAGCAAAAGGTTTCCCAGGTATTTATCAATTTAATTTCAAATGCCATTCATTATGCCAACCGTCAGGAAGCTAAAGTAGTGGTAAAAACGAGCGTTCTGAAAAATAAAGTGTTAATAGAAGTCATAGACAACGGAATGGGAATAAAATCAGAAAGTTTACCCAGAATCTTCGAAAGATTTTATCGGGTTGAAACCAGCCGAAGTCGAAGAGAAGGTGGTTCAGGACTGGGGCTAGCAATCGTAAAACATATCCTGGAAGCCCATAACGAAAACATTAACGTGGAGAGCGTTTATCTCGAAGGTACCAAGTTTAGTTTTATGCTTGAAAAAAGTAAATAA
- a CDS encoding helix-turn-helix domain-containing protein has protein sequence MSHQPDYFPILGIHEFAEQQAQGCDLLFNELSGARSIDEPHKHDFFIINLFERGIGNHSIDFIEYPITDHQVHLVFPDQVHQWIIEKETVAYQLMISRDWFESFLPALRFSSSYYVHHPAFTVSEEIFRLLRHEFQAIKKELNAENIFWELIKKRSELIGLLVSKSVEFAFKDFEVYQSNPIISKFLNLIDEQFKTQRSVSFYAGQLNISANYLNIVCKKNLNASASSLIQNRILLEAKRLLKVSEMSVKDIVYDLGFYDHASFSKFFKMQTGMTPSKFKE, from the coding sequence ATGAGTCATCAGCCTGATTATTTTCCCATCTTAGGAATCCATGAATTTGCGGAGCAACAAGCGCAAGGATGTGATCTTTTATTTAATGAGCTCAGTGGTGCAAGATCCATTGATGAGCCCCATAAACACGATTTTTTTATTATTAATCTTTTTGAAAGAGGAATAGGAAATCATAGCATTGACTTTATTGAATATCCCATCACTGATCACCAGGTTCATCTTGTTTTTCCGGATCAGGTCCATCAGTGGATTATTGAAAAGGAGACCGTGGCTTACCAGCTGATGATCAGCAGGGACTGGTTCGAAAGTTTTCTTCCTGCCCTGAGGTTTTCCTCATCATATTATGTTCATCATCCGGCTTTTACAGTTTCAGAGGAAATTTTTAGGTTGCTGCGTCATGAATTTCAGGCTATCAAAAAAGAACTGAATGCTGAGAATATTTTTTGGGAGCTGATAAAAAAAAGGAGTGAACTGATTGGTTTATTGGTCAGTAAATCGGTGGAGTTTGCTTTTAAGGATTTCGAAGTCTATCAATCCAATCCTATTATTTCTAAATTCCTGAACTTAATCGATGAGCAGTTCAAAACGCAGCGCTCTGTTTCCTTTTATGCGGGTCAGTTAAATATTTCTGCAAATTATCTGAATATCGTTTGTAAGAAAAACCTTAATGCATCGGCCTCTTCTTTAATTCAGAACCGGATATTGCTGGAAGCTAAACGGTTGCTGAAAGTCTCTGAAATGTCTGTAAAAGACATTGTGTATGATCTCGGATTTTATGATCATGCCAGTTTTTCGAAGTTTTTTAAAATGCAGACCGGGATGACACCTTCTAAATTCAAAGAATAA
- a CDS encoding N-acetylmuramoyl-L-alanine amidase, translating to MRKTLYIIGLSTFVFSCTSQQNVKKSSYKPKTLVSQAKTPVKPQATEKPKAQITSDHGVEFFTTNIADPTKNDNTVSYGSIVSAKPAGYKVVKTYFPAIAQNFRQKYLILHYTALPDDKSVTVLTQQNVSAHYLVNNMGDNEIYQLVDENKRSYHAGVSSWRNDKNLNDTSIGIEIVNAGYTSDATGKKVFATFDDAQVKKVAALAKDIITRYQIPATNVLAHSDIAPTRKQDPGPMFPWKKLYDEYQIGMWYDQAAKQNYYDLATSTDFQTKYIDPTFIYSVQTQLQKFGYGLDLSGKWDDATKKTIEAFQYHFRPQNYDGIMDAETWSILQALNLKYSTK from the coding sequence ATGCGTAAGACATTATATATCATCGGATTAAGTACTTTTGTTTTTTCATGTACTTCTCAACAAAATGTAAAAAAAAGTTCATACAAGCCGAAGACCCTGGTATCACAGGCTAAAACTCCGGTGAAACCTCAGGCAACGGAAAAACCAAAAGCACAAATTACATCTGATCACGGAGTGGAATTTTTTACTACCAATATTGCAGATCCAACGAAAAATGATAATACTGTAAGTTATGGCTCTATCGTTTCAGCAAAACCTGCAGGATATAAAGTGGTAAAAACCTATTTTCCGGCAATCGCACAGAATTTTAGACAAAAATATCTGATTCTTCATTATACTGCTCTACCGGACGATAAGTCGGTCACGGTTCTTACCCAGCAGAATGTAAGTGCTCATTATCTTGTAAATAATATGGGAGACAATGAAATTTATCAGTTGGTAGACGAAAACAAACGATCTTACCATGCAGGCGTGAGCTCTTGGAGAAATGATAAAAATCTTAATGACACTTCAATTGGGATTGAAATCGTTAATGCAGGATACACTTCGGATGCAACGGGTAAAAAAGTGTTTGCAACTTTTGATGATGCTCAGGTGAAAAAAGTGGCGGCTTTGGCTAAAGATATTATTACGAGATATCAGATTCCGGCAACCAACGTGTTGGCGCATTCAGATATTGCACCAACCAGAAAACAGGATCCGGGACCCATGTTCCCTTGGAAAAAACTGTATGATGAATATCAAATCGGGATGTGGTACGATCAGGCGGCTAAGCAGAATTACTACGATCTGGCAACGTCAACAGATTTTCAGACAAAATATATCGATCCTACATTTATCTACAGTGTGCAGACTCAATTGCAAAAATTCGGATACGGACTCGATTTAAGCGGGAAATGGGACGATGCAACAAAGAAAACCATTGAGGCTTTTCAGTATCATTTCCGACCTCAGAATTATGATGGAATTATGGATGCCGAAACATGGTCCATATTACAAGCCTTGAATCTAAAATATTCTACAAAATAA